Sequence from the Sphingobium indicum B90A genome:
TTCCGGGAAATGAAAACCGCGTACTAACCAAGGAAAATTGTCCGCGCCCGAACGTGCTCCGTTCGGTAGATGCTTGAGCACATCAATTTCCGGCTATGCCGATTGCAGTTTTTTCCCCGAAATTCGTATGACATCGCCCTGGCTCGTGACGCTACCGCCGAAGCTGGCTGCAACAGCCACCGCAAACCCGCGTGGGTCGTTGGCTTTGAAGAGCCCGGTAATACGTTGTTTAGCCAAGTCGGGGTCTGCCACGACGATCCGCGCCGAGCCGTAGCGGTCAAACGCGCGGACCGCATCTGCGAGCAATTCCCCGCCGAAGGAGAGCATGCCTTCGCGCCACGCCAGAAACTGCTCTTGCTGTGGGGGCGCAACTGATCGCACTTCACTGGCCTGTAAATTAGCGTCGGATGCGAGGGTAAGCGCATGATCCTTTTCCAGCGTGAGCTTTCGCTCCCGACCGAAAAAGCTCGGCGACTGTGAGATCAGCAACCGTCCCTCGGTAACGAGCGCAACAACGGGCATGTCCACGAGATTCTGAAGTCCAAACGCACCCTTCGCCATCTGCAGCAAAAGGCTCCCTGCTTGAATAATGACAGGGTTTTTCTGCCATCGCGTGACATCCAAAAAAGCTTTTCCTCGGACGAGCGACAACTTCCGCTCGTTGGATGACAGCGCGACATCAACGCGGGAATCGGTATCGAGCGTGAGCATCGTTCCATCTTTGAG
This genomic interval carries:
- a CDS encoding FecR family protein, whose translation is MPNREHASEIEDAATVWAAKAERGLTEPERVALDQWLEGDSRRLGAFVRAQAAWIHAERANALGEMPAADLAPTVDAPMEDAVPVPRFNRRMVLGGGGALAASVAAAYLIGLERYRTLESGVGEIRHIALKDGTMLTLDTDSRVDVALSSNERKLSLVRGKAFLDVTRWQKNPVIIQAGSLLLQMAKGAFGLQNLVDMPVVALVTEGRLLISQSPSFFGRERKLTLEKDHALTLASDANLQASEVRSVAPPQQEQFLAWREGMLSFGGELLADAVRAFDRYGSARIVVADPDLAKQRITGLFKANDPRGFAVAVAASFGGSVTSQGDVIRISGKKLQSA